From Phaeobacter sp. A36a-5a, the proteins below share one genomic window:
- a CDS encoding TRAP transporter substrate-binding protein: MKKVATALAAAALAAAPAFASDKILLKTPVAFSTELPGLGTPIVRVSEDLAAISGGAIKMKVYEPGKLVPAFEILDAVSSGKINSGFATAGYWAGKIPAAPLFSAVPFGPEAGEYMAWLYYGNGMDLYQEMYDQAGFNVKVLPCTIIAPETSGWFAEEITSVEQLNGLKMRFFGLGGKVMQKLGVATSLLPGGEIFPALEKGAIDATEFSMPAIDQRLGFHKLAKYNYFPGWHQQATIFELIINKDEWNELNPTLQAQIELTCRAQMTESFAEGEAIQFAAMQKNVDENGVTIVDWTPEMLDVFRATWTEVAEEEAANDEFFAKVYADLNEFSEGYALWKAHAFLPRQ, encoded by the coding sequence ATGAAGAAAGTAGCAACAGCTCTCGCCGCAGCGGCCCTGGCCGCGGCACCGGCCTTTGCCTCAGACAAAATTCTGCTGAAAACGCCGGTCGCCTTTTCAACTGAACTGCCTGGGCTTGGCACACCGATCGTTCGCGTGTCGGAGGATCTTGCGGCTATCTCAGGTGGGGCCATCAAGATGAAGGTCTACGAGCCCGGCAAGCTGGTTCCGGCGTTTGAGATTCTTGATGCGGTTTCATCCGGCAAGATCAACTCGGGCTTTGCCACCGCTGGCTACTGGGCCGGCAAGATTCCGGCAGCGCCGTTGTTCTCGGCTGTCCCATTCGGCCCCGAAGCAGGCGAATACATGGCCTGGCTCTACTACGGCAATGGCATGGATCTGTATCAGGAGATGTACGATCAGGCCGGTTTCAACGTCAAAGTTCTTCCCTGCACCATTATTGCACCGGAAACCTCGGGGTGGTTCGCTGAAGAAATCACATCGGTTGAACAGCTGAACGGCCTGAAGATGCGCTTCTTCGGTCTGGGCGGCAAAGTCATGCAGAAACTGGGCGTTGCCACATCCCTGCTGCCCGGCGGTGAGATCTTCCCGGCCCTGGAAAAAGGGGCAATCGACGCCACCGAGTTCTCGATGCCCGCCATCGACCAGCGTCTCGGTTTCCACAAACTGGCGAAGTACAACTACTTCCCGGGCTGGCATCAGCAGGCCACCATCTTTGAACTGATCATCAACAAGGATGAATGGAACGAGCTGAACCCGACCTTGCAGGCCCAGATTGAGCTGACCTGCCGTGCGCAGATGACCGAGAGCTTTGCCGAAGGTGAGGCGATCCAGTTTGCAGCGATGCAGAAGAACGTCGATGAAAACGGCGTGACCATTGTCGACTGGACACCCGAGATGCTGGACGTCTTCCGCGCGACCTGGACCGAGGTGGCCGAGGAAGAAGCCGCAAACGATGAGTTCTTTGCAAAGGTATACGCCGACCTGAATGAGTTCAGCGAAGGCTACGCCCTGTGGAAAGCCCACGCATTCCTGCCACGCCAGTAA